Proteins encoded within one genomic window of Arachis ipaensis cultivar K30076 chromosome B08, Araip1.1, whole genome shotgun sequence:
- the LOC107610468 gene encoding uncharacterized protein LOC107610468 isoform X2 produces the protein MAQNKGLHGENKRKRQYGFMVMLAFGVSFLGVLMLHKFRERRVCSFLVKEKDGELLSLQLLLQERDHNKEIEGKIEEMKAKIYSLKGQKMELDKRVLQMKSTMDSLKEEQRVIESAFEEKQNEIRMLQVQGKILKNNSELNTFKDGEIRVESKDEVMNGSGNDDRLIETNEHDKGKVNRQVKDTRDDSNLGVTAKSKSGKENEINKQEEQQGVEKKANGKDSVMKHAQASRLMWRQRRKNSLNAEAREHRVDEIRQ, from the exons ATGGCTCAAAACAAAGGTTTACATGGAGAGAACAAGAGAAAAAGGCAATATGGTTTCATGGTGATGCTAGCTTTTGGTGTTTCATTTCTTGGTGTTCTGATGCTTCACAAGTTTAGAGAGAGGCGTGTATGCAGCTTTCTTGTCAAGGAGAAAGATGGGGAACTTCTTTCCCTTCAGCTTTTATTGCAG GAAAGAGATCACAACAAAGAGATAGAAGGTAAGATTGAGGAAATGAAGGCGAAGATATACTCATTGAAAGGTCAGAAGATGGAGCTTGACAAGAGAGTTTTGCAGATGAAGTCTACCATGGATTCTCTAAAAGAAGAGCAGCGAGTGATCGAATCTGCATTCGAGGAGAAACAGAACGAGATTAGGATGCTGCAAGTACaagggaaaattttgaaaaacaataGTGAGTTGAACACTTTCAAGGATGGTGAGATTAGAGTAGAATCCAAGGATGAAGTTATGAATGGAAGTGGGAATGATGATAGATTGATCGAGACGAACGAACATGACAAGGGGAAAGTAAATCGACAAGTCAAAGATACTCGAGATGATAGTAATTTAGGAGTTACTGCTAAAAGTAAGAGTGGGAAGGAAAATGAAATAAACAAACAAGAGGAGCAGCAAGGAGTTGAGAAAAAGGCCAATGGTAAAGATTCTGTAATGAAACATGCCCAAGCAAGTAGATTAATGTGGAGGCAAAGGAGAAAGAATAGCTTGAACGCTGAAGCAAGAGAACATAGAGTAGATGAAATAAGACAATAA
- the LOC107610468 gene encoding uncharacterized protein LOC107610468 isoform X1, whose amino-acid sequence MAQNKGLHGENKRKRQYGFMVMLAFGVSFLGVLMLHKFRERRVCSFLVKEKDGELLSLQLLLQKERDHNKEIEGKIEEMKAKIYSLKGQKMELDKRVLQMKSTMDSLKEEQRVIESAFEEKQNEIRMLQVQGKILKNNSELNTFKDGEIRVESKDEVMNGSGNDDRLIETNEHDKGKVNRQVKDTRDDSNLGVTAKSKSGKENEINKQEEQQGVEKKANGKDSVMKHAQASRLMWRQRRKNSLNAEAREHRVDEIRQ is encoded by the exons ATGGCTCAAAACAAAGGTTTACATGGAGAGAACAAGAGAAAAAGGCAATATGGTTTCATGGTGATGCTAGCTTTTGGTGTTTCATTTCTTGGTGTTCTGATGCTTCACAAGTTTAGAGAGAGGCGTGTATGCAGCTTTCTTGTCAAGGAGAAAGATGGGGAACTTCTTTCCCTTCAGCTTTTATTGCAG AAGGAAAGAGATCACAACAAAGAGATAGAAGGTAAGATTGAGGAAATGAAGGCGAAGATATACTCATTGAAAGGTCAGAAGATGGAGCTTGACAAGAGAGTTTTGCAGATGAAGTCTACCATGGATTCTCTAAAAGAAGAGCAGCGAGTGATCGAATCTGCATTCGAGGAGAAACAGAACGAGATTAGGATGCTGCAAGTACaagggaaaattttgaaaaacaataGTGAGTTGAACACTTTCAAGGATGGTGAGATTAGAGTAGAATCCAAGGATGAAGTTATGAATGGAAGTGGGAATGATGATAGATTGATCGAGACGAACGAACATGACAAGGGGAAAGTAAATCGACAAGTCAAAGATACTCGAGATGATAGTAATTTAGGAGTTACTGCTAAAAGTAAGAGTGGGAAGGAAAATGAAATAAACAAACAAGAGGAGCAGCAAGGAGTTGAGAAAAAGGCCAATGGTAAAGATTCTGTAATGAAACATGCCCAAGCAAGTAGATTAATGTGGAGGCAAAGGAGAAAGAATAGCTTGAACGCTGAAGCAAGAGAACATAGAGTAGATGAAATAAGACAATAA